One Micromonospora craniellae genomic region harbors:
- a CDS encoding RNA polymerase sigma factor: MNDLSPRSHLVTRRSLSPGDREVVHLAVRHDLSSADIGAALGLPANHAHARLSRARSQLERALGALLVARSGARDCPALADLVAGWQGRLTPTLRKRVAPARRRLSAVRTAPAGPAESGGAAVGLHGAGVPRRRRRDVVEPDHLRDGRDRHRCGLLRGHGGGRRHRRRDGSADGP; encoded by the coding sequence CTGAACGACTTATCGCCACGTAGTCACCTGGTTACCCGACGGTCTCTCAGCCCCGGTGACCGCGAGGTGGTCCACCTGGCGGTCCGCCACGACCTGTCGTCCGCCGACATCGGCGCGGCCCTCGGCCTGCCCGCCAACCACGCCCACGCCCGGCTGTCCCGGGCCCGCTCGCAGTTGGAACGGGCGCTCGGCGCCCTGCTCGTCGCGCGCAGCGGTGCCCGGGACTGCCCGGCCCTGGCCGACCTGGTGGCGGGTTGGCAGGGCCGGTTGACCCCGACCCTGCGGAAACGGGTCGCCCCGGCACGTCGACGACTGTCCGCGGTGCGGACTGCTCCGGCGGGACCAGCTGAATCCGGCGGCGCTGCTGTCGGCCTACACGGCGCCGGCGTTCCTCGTCGCCGCCGACGCGACGTGGTCGAGCCCGACCACCTCCGAGACGGCCGAGACCGCCACCGATGCGGTCTCCTCCGGGGACACGGTGGAGGACGACGACACCGCCGCCGAGACGGATCAGCCGACGGCCCGTAG
- a CDS encoding potassium channel family protein, with protein sequence MARSNPFSFRRPGRSLGADAVVVIGLGRFGSALALELMATGTDVLGIDADEETVQSLNGRLTHVVRADSTKETTLRQLSVHQFDRAVVGIGSDLQSSILTTSLLLRFGVATVWAKATSDAHGEILKQLGTHHVVYPEHDMGRREAHLVRSDILDFIEIEDGFAMVKTRPPAQVVGRPLGTTDIRATHGITVVAVKPRTGTWGYATADTVLASDDTIIVTGETARAEAFGRLR encoded by the coding sequence TTGGCTAGGTCGAACCCCTTCTCCTTCCGGCGGCCCGGTCGTTCCCTCGGCGCCGACGCGGTCGTCGTGATCGGCCTGGGACGCTTCGGTAGCGCGTTGGCGCTGGAGCTGATGGCCACCGGCACCGATGTCCTGGGCATCGACGCCGACGAGGAGACCGTCCAGTCGCTCAACGGCCGACTCACTCACGTGGTACGCGCCGACTCGACGAAGGAGACGACGTTACGGCAGTTGTCGGTACACCAGTTCGACCGGGCGGTGGTCGGTATCGGCAGCGACCTGCAGTCGAGCATCCTGACGACCTCGCTGCTGCTGCGCTTCGGCGTCGCGACGGTGTGGGCCAAAGCCACCAGCGACGCACACGGAGAGATCCTCAAACAGCTCGGCACCCACCATGTGGTGTATCCGGAGCACGACATGGGACGCCGCGAGGCGCATCTGGTCCGCAGCGACATCCTCGACTTCATCGAGATCGAGGACGGGTTCGCCATGGTCAAGACGCGTCCGCCCGCCCAGGTCGTCGGCCGGCCGCTGGGGACCACCGACATCCGGGCCACACACGGCATCACCGTGGTCGCGGTCAAGCCCCGGACCGGCACCTGGGGCTACGCGACGGCGGACACGGTTCTCGCCAGCGACGACACCATCATCGTGACCGGCGAGACGGCCAGAGCCGAAGCGTTCGGCAGGTTGCGCTGA
- a CDS encoding sodium:solute symporter family protein, with protein sequence MSQIQLWTLLFIGASFAVYLSIAWRSRVKETAGFYVAGQGIPTIANGAAVAADWMSAASFISMAGLIAFLGSDGSIYLMGWTGGYVLLALLIAPYLRKWGKFTVPEFVGDRYSELVRTVAAVAAVIISFTYVVGQMRGGGIVFSRFLGLDVTGGVVVAAVIIGLYAVLGGMKGITWTQVAQYSVLIVAYLIPAVAVAQQMTGIPIPQVSFGQILDELNAISLELGMAQFTDAFAARPQIDVFLVTMSLMIGTAGLPHVIVRFYTTKSVRGARYSAFWALLFIALLYTTAPAVGAFTKLNLLQGVNGASTDALPAWVDNWAATGLVTVGDGVTTIGSVSNNPASGADLIVNNDILVLASPEIAGLPAPIVGLVAAGGLAAAMSTAAGLLLVISSSFSHDLYFRRVKRDSTDKQRLLAGRIAMGLAVLISIYAGINPPAFVAQVVAFAFGLAAASFFPVIVLGIFWKRCNSAGAAAGMITGMVFTATYMIYTLPVFGTEANPHILDISPEGIGAIGAIVNFIVTIVVSKMTAPPRDEIAEMVENIRYPSERRAVAAASTTENS encoded by the coding sequence GTGAGCCAGATCCAGCTCTGGACCCTCCTCTTCATCGGCGCCTCGTTCGCCGTCTACCTCTCCATTGCCTGGCGCAGCCGGGTGAAGGAGACCGCCGGCTTCTACGTGGCCGGTCAGGGCATCCCCACCATCGCCAACGGTGCCGCAGTCGCCGCCGACTGGATGTCCGCGGCCTCGTTCATCTCGATGGCCGGCCTGATCGCCTTCCTCGGCTCGGACGGCTCCATCTACCTGATGGGCTGGACCGGCGGTTACGTGCTGCTGGCCCTGCTGATCGCGCCCTACCTCCGAAAGTGGGGCAAGTTCACGGTCCCCGAGTTCGTCGGTGACCGGTACTCGGAACTGGTCCGCACCGTCGCCGCCGTCGCCGCCGTCATCATCTCCTTCACCTACGTGGTCGGGCAGATGCGTGGTGGCGGCATCGTGTTCAGCCGCTTCCTCGGCCTCGACGTCACCGGCGGCGTCGTCGTCGCCGCGGTGATCATCGGCCTGTACGCGGTGCTCGGCGGCATGAAGGGCATCACCTGGACCCAGGTGGCCCAGTACTCGGTGCTGATCGTCGCCTACCTGATCCCTGCGGTGGCGGTGGCCCAGCAGATGACCGGCATCCCGATCCCGCAGGTGTCCTTCGGGCAGATCCTCGACGAGCTCAACGCGATCAGCCTCGAACTGGGGATGGCCCAGTTCACCGACGCGTTCGCGGCCCGACCGCAGATCGACGTGTTTCTGGTGACCATGTCGTTGATGATCGGCACCGCCGGTCTGCCGCACGTGATCGTTCGCTTCTACACCACGAAGAGCGTGCGCGGTGCCCGCTACTCGGCGTTCTGGGCGCTGCTGTTCATCGCCCTGCTCTACACCACGGCTCCGGCGGTGGGCGCGTTCACCAAGCTGAACCTGTTGCAGGGCGTCAACGGCGCATCAACCGACGCGTTGCCCGCCTGGGTCGACAACTGGGCCGCGACCGGCCTGGTCACCGTCGGGGACGGCGTGACGACGATCGGATCGGTCAGCAACAACCCTGCCTCCGGCGCGGATCTGATCGTCAACAACGACATTCTGGTGTTGGCCAGTCCGGAGATCGCCGGTCTGCCGGCGCCGATCGTGGGCCTGGTCGCCGCCGGTGGCCTGGCCGCCGCGATGTCCACCGCCGCCGGACTGCTGCTGGTCATCTCCTCGTCCTTCTCGCACGACCTGTACTTCCGCCGGGTCAAGCGGGACTCGACCGACAAGCAGCGGCTGCTGGCCGGGCGGATCGCAATGGGTCTGGCGGTGCTGATCTCGATCTACGCCGGCATCAACCCGCCCGCGTTCGTGGCCCAGGTGGTGGCGTTCGCCTTCGGTTTGGCGGCGGCGAGCTTCTTCCCGGTGATCGTGCTCGGCATCTTCTGGAAGAGATGCAACTCGGCGGGCGCGGCGGCCGGCATGATCACCGGCATGGTGTTCACCGCCACCTACATGATCTACACATTGCCGGTGTTCGGCACCGAAGCCAACCCGCACATCCTCGACATCAGCCCGGAGGGTATCGGCGCCATCGGCGCCATCGTCAACTTCATCGTGACGATCGTGGTATCGAAGATGACCGCCCCGCCACGGGACGAGATCGCCGAGATGGTGGAGAACATCCGCTACCCGTCCGAGCGTCGCGCCGTGGCTGCCGCCAGCACCACCGAAAACTCCTGA
- a CDS encoding ABC transporter ATP-binding protein, with amino-acid sequence MTERLTTTDLARDFGDGAGVFGIDLTVRPGEIHALVGLNGAGKTTLMRLILGMLHPTGGACQIDGRRLAHLGADDWARVGHLVEQPFAYPELDVRTNLRLAARLRRIPAARAASLAEHAMTELDLTRYATVSARRLSQGNRQRLGLAAATQHHPDLIVLDEPTNALDPAGVILLRTVLSRRADAGAGILVSSHHLDEVARIAHRISVVNRGRLIGTLDPDTADLERTFFALVYQHEQDRPR; translated from the coding sequence ATGACTGAACGGCTCACCACCACCGACCTGGCCCGCGACTTCGGTGACGGCGCGGGGGTGTTCGGCATCGACCTCACCGTGCGCCCCGGTGAGATCCACGCCCTCGTCGGTCTCAACGGCGCCGGCAAGACGACCCTCATGCGGCTGATCCTCGGCATGCTGCACCCCACCGGTGGCGCCTGCCAGATCGACGGCCGCCGCCTGGCCCACCTCGGTGCCGACGACTGGGCCCGAGTCGGCCATCTCGTCGAACAACCCTTCGCCTACCCCGAACTCGACGTCCGGACCAACCTGCGGCTCGCCGCACGCCTCCGCCGCATACCCGCCGCACGAGCCGCCAGCCTGGCCGAACACGCCATGACCGAACTCGACCTGACCCGGTACGCCACAGTCAGCGCCCGACGGCTGTCGCAAGGCAACCGGCAACGCCTCGGCCTCGCTGCGGCGACACAGCACCACCCGGACCTGATCGTGCTCGACGAGCCCACCAACGCCCTCGACCCGGCCGGGGTGATCCTGCTGCGCACCGTCCTGTCCCGACGGGCCGATGCCGGCGCCGGCATCCTGGTCTCCAGCCACCACCTCGACGAGGTGGCCCGCATCGCCCACCGCATCTCAGTCGTCAACCGCGGCCGGCTGATCGGCACCCTCGACCCCGACACCGCCGACCTCGAACGCACCTTCTTCGCCCTCGTCTACCAGCACGAACAGGACCGTCCACGATGA
- a CDS encoding ABC transporter ATP-binding protein: protein MTAAIDIRHVTKSFGGVQALDGLDLHVATGTVHGFLGPNGAGKSTTIRILLGLLRADEGQARLLGGDPWADAVSLHRRLAYVPGDVELWPNLTGGEAIDLFARLRGGADPVRRDELCQRFDLDPSKKGRTYSKGNRQKVALISALASDVELLLLDEPTAGLDPLMEAVFQECIREAKKAGRTVLLSSHILAQVEVLADQISIIRQGRIVETGSLTELRHLTRTSVDVVTDQPADAVAGMAGVHGLRAEDGHLRFDVDGEHLAAVVRRLGDLEVQGLTVRPPTLEQLLLRHYGDQPARTSATEVA, encoded by the coding sequence ATGACTGCTGCCATCGACATCCGACACGTCACCAAGTCCTTCGGAGGCGTCCAGGCGCTGGACGGGCTGGACCTGCACGTCGCCACCGGTACCGTGCACGGCTTTCTCGGCCCCAACGGCGCCGGTAAGTCCACCACCATCCGGATCCTGCTGGGCCTGCTGCGCGCCGACGAGGGCCAGGCCCGGCTGCTCGGAGGCGACCCGTGGGCGGACGCGGTTTCCCTGCACCGCCGGCTCGCCTATGTCCCCGGCGACGTGGAACTGTGGCCCAACCTCACCGGCGGTGAGGCGATCGATCTGTTCGCCCGGCTGCGCGGTGGTGCCGATCCGGTCCGCCGCGACGAGTTGTGCCAGCGCTTCGACCTGGACCCGAGCAAGAAGGGCCGTACCTATTCCAAGGGCAACCGGCAGAAGGTGGCACTGATCTCCGCGCTGGCCAGCGACGTGGAACTGCTGCTGCTCGACGAACCCACCGCAGGGCTGGACCCGCTGATGGAGGCGGTGTTCCAGGAGTGCATCCGCGAGGCCAAGAAGGCCGGCCGTACGGTGCTGTTGTCCAGTCACATCCTCGCCCAGGTCGAAGTGCTCGCCGACCAGATATCGATCATCCGGCAGGGGCGGATCGTCGAGACCGGCTCGCTGACCGAGCTGCGTCACCTGACCCGTACGTCGGTCGACGTGGTCACCGATCAGCCCGCCGATGCGGTCGCCGGGATGGCCGGCGTGCACGGGTTGCGGGCCGAGGACGGCCACCTCCGCTTCGATGTCGACGGCGAACACCTCGCTGCCGTGGTGCGCCGGCTCGGCGACCTGGAGGTGCAAGGACTGACCGTCCGCCCGCCGACGTTGGAGCAGCTGTTGCTGCGCCACTACGGTGACCAGCCCGCACGCACCTCGGCCACGGAGGTGGCGTGA
- a CDS encoding DUF4212 domain-containing protein, with amino-acid sequence MTEVTPDKKDGGGESPPSSPPPASPPDNGWRKEYWSRNLRLMIILLAIWFIVSFGFGVLLVEPLNEIVIAGFPLGFWFAQQGSIYVFVILILVYAKMMDRLDSQFGVDEQETEGAAS; translated from the coding sequence ATGACCGAGGTAACCCCCGACAAGAAAGACGGTGGCGGTGAATCGCCCCCGTCGTCACCACCCCCGGCGTCGCCGCCGGACAACGGCTGGCGCAAGGAGTACTGGAGCCGGAACCTGCGGCTCATGATCATCTTGTTGGCCATCTGGTTCATCGTCTCGTTCGGCTTCGGCGTTCTGCTGGTCGAACCCTTGAACGAGATCGTCATCGCCGGCTTCCCGCTCGGCTTCTGGTTCGCCCAACAAGGGTCGATCTACGTCTTCGTGATCCTGATCCTGGTGTACGCGAAGATGATGGACCGTCTCGACAGCCAGTTCGGTGTCGACGAGCAGGAGACCGAGGGGGCGGCGTCGTGA
- a CDS encoding ABC transporter permease, whose product MTPALTAALDVELHKLTASRVIRTTTVLLVVGITILTTALTHAARSGNDQVIVQLGPLADATGWALLTGVAAQITAAGGLLAFGVALSWLVGREFSDATITGLFAQPVSRPVLVAAKLLSHLLWAALSAIALTAATALTGTLLGLGAWNSDVSAALGRQLVLTVSSALIAAPAAWAATLGRGLLPGIATTIGLIVAAQVTAIAGAGAWFPIAAPALWALQPDAVSPAQLALVTVVPAISAALTITAWARLQLNR is encoded by the coding sequence ATGACTCCCGCCCTGACCGCCGCGCTCGACGTCGAACTCCACAAACTGACGGCCTCCCGGGTCATCCGCACCACCACCGTCCTGCTCGTCGTCGGCATCACCATCCTGACCACCGCGCTCACTCACGCCGCCCGCAGCGGAAACGACCAGGTCATCGTGCAGCTCGGTCCACTGGCCGACGCCACCGGGTGGGCACTGCTGACCGGCGTCGCCGCCCAGATCACCGCCGCCGGCGGCCTACTCGCCTTCGGTGTCGCTCTGAGCTGGCTCGTCGGCCGCGAATTCAGCGACGCCACCATCACCGGACTGTTCGCGCAGCCCGTCTCCCGACCGGTCCTCGTCGCGGCCAAGCTGCTGTCGCACCTGCTCTGGGCGGCACTGTCGGCCATCGCACTGACCGCTGCCACAGCGCTGACCGGGACGCTTCTCGGCCTGGGCGCGTGGAACAGCGACGTCAGCGCGGCTCTCGGCCGACAACTCGTGCTCACCGTCTCGTCGGCCCTCATCGCCGCCCCGGCCGCCTGGGCGGCAACACTCGGACGAGGACTTCTGCCCGGCATCGCCACCACCATCGGCCTGATCGTCGCTGCACAGGTCACGGCCATCGCCGGCGCCGGAGCGTGGTTCCCCATCGCCGCACCCGCCCTGTGGGCGCTGCAACCCGACGCCGTCAGCCCTGCACAACTCGCCCTCGTCACCGTCGTACCGGCGATCTCCGCGGCACTGACCATCACCGCCTGGGCACGGCTCCAACTCAATCGCTGA
- a CDS encoding TrkH family potassium uptake protein, whose amino-acid sequence MRRFLHPPQVIVIAYAVSVVVGTGALMLPAAHPGPGRATFVEALFTAVSAVCITGLVVVDTPTYWTPLGHVVILVLIQIGGIGVMTFASLLGLSVMRRIGLRSRLSMAQEVKTVDIGSVGALVTGIVKTTLAIEAVVALVVFVRLLAGYESAPGRAAWLAVFHAVSAFNNGGFALHSDSLVRYVADPWVCLPLCAAVILGGMGYPVLLQLRREWGRPLHWTMNTRIVLLMSGTLLLLGSIFVTVSEWSNRDTFGPLGVPAKLLAGFTHSTMARSAGFNSVDTSAMEPVTWLGTSVLMFIGGGPAGTAGGIKVTTFAVLLFVIITEIRGERAVNILGKRLPRSTHRQAISIALLAVAVVVSSTIALMAATDFGLDRTLFEVVSAFATVGLSTGITADLPAAAQVFLVVLMFVGRLGPITLATALVFRRRTRLYELPKERPIIG is encoded by the coding sequence ATGAGGCGATTCCTTCATCCCCCACAGGTCATCGTCATCGCCTACGCGGTGTCGGTGGTGGTGGGTACCGGTGCGTTGATGTTGCCCGCCGCGCACCCTGGGCCGGGGCGGGCCACTTTCGTCGAGGCGCTGTTCACCGCCGTGTCGGCGGTCTGTATCACCGGCCTGGTGGTGGTGGACACGCCGACCTACTGGACGCCGCTGGGCCACGTGGTGATCCTCGTGTTGATCCAGATCGGCGGGATCGGTGTCATGACGTTCGCCTCGTTACTGGGCCTGAGCGTGATGCGTCGGATCGGGCTGCGGTCGCGGCTGTCGATGGCGCAGGAGGTCAAGACCGTCGACATCGGCAGCGTCGGCGCGCTGGTCACCGGTATCGTGAAGACCACGCTGGCCATCGAGGCGGTGGTCGCGCTGGTGGTGTTCGTGCGGTTGCTCGCCGGCTACGAGTCCGCACCGGGCCGGGCCGCGTGGCTGGCGGTGTTCCACGCGGTCTCCGCCTTCAACAACGGCGGTTTCGCCCTGCACAGCGACAGCCTGGTGCGCTACGTCGCCGACCCGTGGGTGTGTCTGCCGCTGTGCGCGGCGGTCATCCTCGGCGGGATGGGCTATCCGGTGCTGCTGCAACTGCGCAGGGAGTGGGGCCGCCCCCTGCACTGGACGATGAACACCCGGATCGTCCTGTTGATGTCCGGCACACTGCTTCTGCTGGGTAGCATCTTCGTGACCGTGAGCGAGTGGTCGAACCGGGACACGTTCGGGCCACTGGGCGTGCCCGCCAAACTCCTCGCCGGCTTCACCCACTCGACGATGGCGCGCTCGGCGGGATTCAACAGCGTCGACACCTCGGCGATGGAACCGGTCACCTGGCTGGGCACCAGCGTCCTGATGTTCATCGGCGGCGGGCCGGCCGGGACCGCCGGAGGGATCAAGGTCACCACCTTCGCTGTGCTGCTGTTCGTCATCATCACCGAGATTCGAGGTGAACGAGCCGTCAACATCCTCGGCAAGCGGCTACCGCGTTCCACCCACCGCCAGGCGATCAGCATCGCGCTGCTGGCGGTGGCCGTCGTGGTGTCCTCGACCATCGCGTTGATGGCCGCCACCGACTTCGGTCTGGACCGGACCCTGTTCGAGGTCGTCTCGGCCTTCGCCACGGTCGGCCTGTCCACCGGCATCACCGCCGATCTGCCGGCAGCGGCGCAGGTCTTCCTGGTGGTGCTGATGTTCGTCGGCCGCCTGGGGCCGATCACCCTGGCCACGGCGTTGGTGTTCCGGCGCCGTACCCGTCTGTACGAACTACCCAAGGAGCGGCCGATCATTGGCTAG
- a CDS encoding TetR family transcriptional regulator, producing MRHPPLHGKRADTRHRLVGHALDLFEQQGFEGTTVAQIATRAQVSEMTFFRYFASKEMVVLDDSYDPLIAEAVAGQPDTLPPLHRVTRGLHAALADMDDLEDETTRRRIRIVARTPALRAGMTRTTGATETAIADRLIAEGVPTLPARVAAAVALAALTCALLEWATAAPPTSLTDAISVALDTLEGARHD from the coding sequence GTGAGGCATCCACCGCTGCACGGCAAACGGGCCGACACCCGCCATCGTCTGGTCGGCCACGCCCTCGACCTCTTCGAACAACAGGGATTCGAGGGCACCACAGTCGCCCAGATCGCCACCCGCGCCCAGGTCTCGGAGATGACGTTCTTCCGCTACTTCGCCAGCAAGGAGATGGTCGTCCTCGACGACTCGTACGACCCCCTGATCGCCGAGGCAGTGGCCGGCCAACCGGACACACTGCCACCGCTGCACCGGGTCACGCGCGGTCTGCACGCCGCGCTGGCCGACATGGACGACCTGGAGGACGAGACCACGCGACGCCGCATCCGCATCGTGGCCCGCACCCCGGCCCTGCGCGCCGGCATGACCCGCACCACCGGGGCCACTGAGACGGCCATAGCCGACCGACTCATCGCCGAAGGCGTCCCGACGCTACCCGCCCGGGTCGCCGCCGCCGTCGCTCTCGCGGCACTGACCTGCGCTCTCCTGGAATGGGCGACGGCCGCGCCGCCCACCAGCCTCACCGACGCCATCAGCGTCGCCCTGGACACCCTTGAAGGCGCTCGCCATGACTGA
- a CDS encoding ABC transporter permease yields MTTTTLRRPAPHVSSGTGVTTGTGTLLWFMLRRDRIRLPAWSLGLPLLMTYFTTALEAIAQTPQDLAGLTAFTSSPAGALFGGPGFGFDHLTVERFLAGQYGLYVIIGAGLMGMLTVVRHTRAEERSGRAELIRANVVGRHAPLTAALILTAAMAVLVAVLIGSMMAARGYPLSGSLLFGSSIGAAALVFGGIAALTVQLSEYPRAASGAAGATLGAAFVLRGLGDMAMVQGSGATWLSWLSPIGWSQQTAPYVYDRWWPLVISLLVAAATAALGYVLSTRRDFGAGLVPPRPGSPRAAAWLAGPLALAFRLQRASLIGWSLALLVAGIAYGSFTQPLVDGFADAPPDLVEIMGGSANMLDGYLGMMGMTMALAVGVYAVLAVHTLRAEETDGRAEPVLATAVSRAGWLGGHVAVAAVGVFWLLLVAGLGMGIGAAVSTGEAGLIATLLLGHVAHTPAVWLVLTIAALLYASAPRALPVIWVSLGYGLITTYFAPILDIHDSVLRLSPFAHVGEYPLEDISVVAVAVLALLSAALLQAAVVTFRRRDLASGA; encoded by the coding sequence ATGACCACGACGACGCTGCGCCGCCCGGCACCCCACGTGTCCTCTGGTACCGGTGTCACCACCGGAACCGGCACCCTCCTGTGGTTCATGCTGCGTAGGGACCGCATCCGGCTACCGGCCTGGTCGCTGGGTCTGCCACTGCTGATGACGTACTTCACCACCGCGCTGGAGGCCATCGCCCAGACCCCGCAGGACCTGGCGGGTCTGACCGCCTTCACTTCCAGTCCCGCCGGAGCCCTGTTCGGCGGACCCGGCTTCGGGTTCGATCACCTGACCGTCGAGCGGTTCCTCGCCGGGCAGTACGGGCTGTATGTGATCATCGGCGCCGGCCTCATGGGGATGCTGACCGTCGTGCGACACACCCGCGCCGAGGAGCGCTCGGGCCGCGCCGAACTGATCCGGGCAAACGTGGTCGGCCGGCACGCTCCGCTCACCGCCGCGCTGATCCTCACCGCCGCGATGGCGGTGCTGGTCGCTGTGCTGATCGGTTCGATGATGGCCGCCCGCGGCTACCCCCTGAGCGGTTCACTGCTGTTCGGCTCGTCCATCGGGGCGGCGGCGCTGGTCTTCGGCGGCATCGCCGCGCTCACGGTCCAACTGTCGGAGTACCCGAGGGCGGCCTCCGGCGCCGCCGGTGCCACGCTCGGCGCCGCGTTCGTCCTGCGCGGGCTGGGCGACATGGCGATGGTGCAGGGTAGCGGAGCGACCTGGCTGTCCTGGCTGTCGCCGATCGGTTGGTCCCAACAGACAGCGCCGTACGTCTACGACCGCTGGTGGCCACTGGTCATATCACTGCTGGTCGCGGCGGCGACCGCCGCGCTGGGCTACGTCCTGTCGACACGCCGGGACTTCGGTGCCGGCCTGGTGCCGCCTCGACCGGGCTCGCCCCGGGCCGCCGCGTGGCTGGCCGGACCGCTGGCGCTCGCGTTCCGCCTGCAACGCGCCAGCCTGATCGGTTGGAGCCTGGCCCTGCTCGTGGCCGGAATCGCCTACGGCTCGTTCACCCAGCCGTTGGTCGACGGCTTCGCCGATGCCCCGCCGGATCTGGTGGAGATCATGGGCGGCTCGGCGAACATGCTCGACGGTTACCTCGGCATGATGGGCATGACCATGGCACTGGCCGTCGGGGTCTACGCGGTGCTGGCGGTGCACACGCTGCGCGCCGAGGAGACCGACGGGCGGGCCGAGCCGGTCCTGGCCACGGCGGTGAGCCGGGCCGGCTGGCTCGGCGGCCACGTGGCCGTCGCCGCGGTCGGTGTGTTCTGGCTGCTGCTGGTCGCCGGGCTCGGCATGGGGATCGGCGCTGCGGTGAGCACCGGCGAGGCCGGGTTGATTGCGACCCTGCTGCTCGGTCACGTCGCGCACACCCCGGCGGTCTGGCTCGTGCTGACCATCGCCGCCCTGCTGTACGCGAGCGCACCTCGGGCTCTGCCGGTGATCTGGGTGTCGCTCGGCTACGGGTTGATCACCACCTACTTCGCACCGATCCTCGACATCCATGACTCCGTGCTTCGTCTGTCACCGTTCGCGCACGTCGGTGAGTATCCGCTGGAGGACATCAGCGTGGTCGCGGTGGCGGTGCTGGCCCTGCTGTCCGCAGCGCTGCTCCAGGCGGCCGTGGTCACCTTTCGACGACGGGATTTGGCCAGTGGCGCCTGA